The following are encoded in a window of Dioscorea cayenensis subsp. rotundata cultivar TDr96_F1 chromosome 16, TDr96_F1_v2_PseudoChromosome.rev07_lg8_w22 25.fasta, whole genome shotgun sequence genomic DNA:
- the LOC120278874 gene encoding uncharacterized protein LOC120278874, giving the protein MSISSLSNLYSSSLSPHSLHLFSHSKSHPYLLLRVSSSPPISAPKLPRLRTLTTRASISRAEKHAHEAEKESVVEDLGEDGDVYRKTLRLVECAMFASVAGLAYLLSNSLAIENYFGCFFSLPIVISSMRWGLAAGRKTMVATTMLLFTLSGPVKASTYMLMHGLVGLAMGSLWRLGANWGLSIVLCTIVRALGAIGYVLVSSFLIRENILELITINIHASLTYILMAVGVNAIPSMDAIYGIFGTLLLLNCGFFVFLLHILYAVFLTKLGMKDSLSFPQWLAKGI; this is encoded by the exons ATGTCAATCTCTAGTCTCTCAAATCTCTATTCCTCTTCCCTTTCTCCAcattctcttcatctcttctctcACTCCAAATCTCACCCTTATCTCCTCCTCAGAGTCTCCTCATCACCTCCAATTTCTGCTCCAAAATTGCCCAGATTGAGAACCCTAACCACCAGGGCTTCTATTAGTAGAGCTGAAAAGCATGCCCATGAAGCAGAGAAGGAGTCGGTGGTGGAGGACTTGGGAGAAGATGGGGATGTTTACAGGAAGACCTTGCGGCTTGTTGAATGCGCCATGTTTGCCTCTGTTGCTGGGCTTGCTTATTTGTTGAGCAATTCACTCGCCATTGAG AATTACTTCGGTTGTTTCTTCTCATTGCCAATAGTCATTTCTTCAATGAGGTGGGGTTTGGCGGCTGGCAGAAAGACCATG GTGGCTACAACCATGCTATTGTTCACTTTATCTGGTCCAGTTAAGGCGTCTACCTATATG CTTATGCATGGATTAGTTGGTCTTGCCATGGGTTCTCTATGGAG ATTGGGTGCAAATTGGGGTCTTTCGATTGTACTCTGCACAATT GTTCGTGCATTGGGTGCTATCGGCTATGTCTTAGTATCCTCATTCTTAATACGAGAAAACATTCTTGAGTTG ATCACCATTAACATTCATGCTTCACTCACATATATCCTAATGGCCGTAGGAGTGAATGCCATTCCATCCATGGATGCAATATATGGAATATTTGGAACTCTG CTTCTTCTCAACTGTGGATTTTTCGTATTCTTGTTGCATATTCTATACGCCGTCTTCCTTACAAAACTCGGGATGAAGGATTCTTTGTCGTTTCCACAATGGTTAGCGAAGGGAATATGA